A genome region from Alistipes dispar includes the following:
- a CDS encoding sugar MFS transporter, whose translation MTKSASAPRRNYLLSLGILAGMFFIFGAVSWVNSILIPYFRICCELTHFESYFVSFAFYIAYFIMAVPSGILLKKVGFKRGIMYGFMLTALGAFVFVPAALFRQFEIFLLGLFCIGTGLAVLQTAANPYVTILGPIESAAQRMSVMGVFNKTAGIIAPLILAALILRPEDSELFALIDSGTLDAAAKAPLLDGLIRRVIVPYAVLGVLLLLVGVGIRYSVLPEIDTDSQNSASGADDTPGRRSLFDFPYLWLGALAIFCQVGAQVVAIDTIINYAGSMGMDLVESKVFPSFTLTCTMIGFLSGIVLIPRYVTQKQALVVCSTLGLLLSLGVVLCDFGVTLFGHRANASIFLLNALGLPNALIYAGVWPLAIRGLGRFTKMGSSLLIMGLCGNAILPLVYGFVAERCGMRMGYWVLVPCFLYLVFFAVKGYKIVRWPWQRIENNG comes from the coding sequence ATGACAAAATCCGCTTCCGCCCCGCGCAGAAACTACCTCCTCTCCTTGGGTATTCTGGCCGGTATGTTCTTCATCTTCGGAGCCGTTTCGTGGGTGAACTCCATCCTGATTCCCTATTTCAGGATATGCTGCGAGCTCACCCATTTCGAGTCCTATTTCGTCTCCTTCGCCTTCTACATCGCCTATTTCATCATGGCCGTACCCTCCGGCATCCTGCTGAAAAAGGTGGGCTTCAAGCGTGGAATCATGTACGGATTCATGCTTACGGCCCTGGGGGCCTTCGTTTTCGTCCCGGCGGCCCTTTTCCGTCAGTTCGAGATTTTTCTGCTCGGACTGTTCTGCATCGGTACGGGGCTGGCGGTCCTCCAGACCGCGGCCAATCCCTACGTGACGATCCTCGGTCCGATCGAGAGCGCGGCTCAGCGCATGAGCGTCATGGGCGTCTTCAACAAGACGGCGGGCATCATCGCCCCGCTCATCCTGGCGGCGCTGATTCTCCGGCCCGAGGACAGCGAGCTGTTCGCACTGATCGACTCCGGGACGCTCGACGCCGCGGCGAAAGCCCCGTTGCTCGACGGCCTGATCCGGCGCGTCATCGTTCCTTATGCGGTGCTGGGCGTGCTGCTGCTGCTCGTGGGCGTGGGCATCCGCTACTCCGTTCTGCCCGAGATCGACACCGACTCGCAGAACTCCGCGTCGGGGGCCGACGACACGCCCGGGCGGCGGAGCCTCTTCGATTTTCCGTATCTCTGGCTGGGAGCTCTGGCGATCTTCTGTCAGGTGGGCGCTCAGGTCGTCGCCATCGACACGATCATCAACTACGCGGGGTCCATGGGCATGGACCTTGTCGAATCCAAGGTTTTTCCCTCGTTCACGCTGACCTGCACGATGATCGGCTTTCTGTCGGGCATCGTTCTGATTCCGAGGTACGTCACGCAGAAGCAGGCGCTCGTCGTCTGCTCCACTCTGGGACTTCTGCTCTCGCTGGGGGTCGTGCTGTGCGATTTCGGGGTGACGCTGTTCGGACACCGGGCCAACGCCTCGATCTTCCTGCTCAATGCGCTGGGGCTTCCCAACGCGCTGATCTACGCCGGCGTGTGGCCTTTGGCGATCCGGGGGCTGGGGCGGTTCACCAAGATGGGGTCCTCGCTGCTCATCATGGGCCTGTGCGGCAATGCGATTCTGCCGCTGGTCTATGGCTTCGTCGCCGAGCGCTGCGGCATGCGCATGGGCTACTGGGTTCTCGTGCCCTGCTTCCTCTACCTGGTCTTCTTCGCCGTGAAGGGGTACAAGATCGTGCGCTGGCCCTGGCAACGAATCGAAAACAACGGATGA
- a CDS encoding DUF4855 domain-containing protein, producing MRFLFSAMLLCTLSLQCTFCGEETSASPPPYLKPVPPDALMAEPYDWELSRRAVPSVTDLVLIYGGGHHRTPYEWDRERLSDYVTYTDPDGRTQWLFDGFLLLEIMDPDGNGGSGVKFADGYTYDGRPLRSADRAAWQRLIDYCFGDDTGIGALEDAVAEAAAHLGAPAVKRRVVVAIPEPIRYRDVDSKVTRYWGSVDGEALDFSDANDRLKACKWFIDTVRAEFDRRKYAHVELGGFYWLAEKDSDTSGILGAIACYLDGLNESFNWIPYFGASGARQWKSYGFHCAYLQPNYFFSESVPESRLDEACRMAEEADMHLELEFDDNALESRGKAGRLRDYMSAFRRNGVWSDKRLAYYQGGQSLRTLKYSAAAADRELYHAFCSFVVSRPIRTSRCGPDDMRGDPGRVRDVAPAVDLHRKGPEDVF from the coding sequence ATGCGCTTTCTGTTTTCCGCGATGCTGTTGTGCACGCTATCCCTGCAATGTACGTTCTGCGGCGAAGAGACGTCGGCCTCTCCGCCTCCGTACCTGAAGCCTGTCCCTCCCGATGCCCTCATGGCCGAACCCTACGATTGGGAACTTTCCCGCCGGGCTGTACCCTCCGTTACGGATCTGGTGCTGATCTATGGCGGCGGGCACCATCGGACTCCGTATGAATGGGACAGAGAGCGTCTGTCCGACTACGTCACCTATACGGATCCGGACGGGAGGACGCAATGGCTCTTCGACGGCTTCCTGCTGCTGGAGATCATGGATCCCGACGGTAACGGAGGCTCCGGGGTGAAATTCGCCGACGGCTACACCTACGACGGTCGGCCGCTCCGCTCGGCCGACCGGGCCGCATGGCAGCGTCTGATCGACTATTGTTTCGGCGACGATACGGGCATCGGCGCCCTGGAGGACGCGGTGGCTGAGGCCGCCGCGCATCTCGGCGCCCCGGCCGTCAAACGCCGGGTGGTGGTCGCGATTCCGGAACCGATTCGCTATCGGGACGTCGATTCGAAGGTCACCCGATACTGGGGGAGTGTCGATGGCGAGGCGCTCGATTTTTCGGATGCGAACGATCGGTTGAAGGCTTGCAAATGGTTCATCGACACGGTGCGGGCCGAGTTCGACCGCCGGAAATACGCGCATGTCGAGCTTGGCGGGTTCTACTGGCTTGCCGAGAAGGACTCGGATACGAGCGGAATTCTGGGAGCGATAGCCTGTTACCTCGACGGGCTGAACGAAAGTTTCAACTGGATTCCCTATTTCGGCGCCTCGGGTGCACGTCAGTGGAAGTCCTACGGATTCCATTGTGCCTACTTGCAGCCGAACTATTTCTTCAGCGAATCGGTCCCCGAATCGCGCCTGGACGAGGCGTGCCGGATGGCCGAGGAGGCGGACATGCATCTCGAACTGGAGTTTGACGACAATGCGCTCGAGAGCCGGGGCAAGGCCGGCCGGCTGCGGGATTACATGTCGGCTTTCCGGCGTAACGGAGTGTGGTCTGACAAACGGCTGGCCTACTATCAGGGCGGCCAGTCGCTGCGGACGCTGAAATATTCGGCCGCAGCGGCCGACAGGGAGCTTTACCACGCGTTCTGCTCCTTCGTCGTGAGCCGTCCGATCCGGACGTCCCGGTGCGGTCCGGACGACATGCGAGGCGATCCGGGCCGTGTGCGGGACGTCGCCCCGGCCGTCGATTTGCACCGAAAGGGCCCGGAGGACGTTTTCTGA
- a CDS encoding SGNH/GDSL hydrolase family protein, whose product MKKNLICFFLLAGLLFPFSVLSQLVYHEGSSFPVYGKSRESTFGRYTRLPGSVADFARRPVWDLGLHSAGLAVRFRSNSTTISVRWTNTFCNSMNHMAPTGVRGLDLYAWVDGGWRFVNCARPGSGKTTESRIVSDMVPEEREYMLYLPLYDGIDSLSIGVDSCAMIGAPRLSYPVREHPIVFYGTSILQGGCSSRPGMAHTNILSRRLNREAINLGFSGNGQLDYEIAHLMAEVDAGVFVLDFVPNVTVEQIETKLLPFYRILRDRHPDTPIVFVEDPVFPHTFFDVQAAASVRRLNAALAEHYRRLRESGERNIYYVSSEDMLGDDGEATVDGIHFTDLGMMRYADLLYPVLRRVLK is encoded by the coding sequence ATGAAAAAAAATCTCATCTGTTTCTTCCTTTTGGCAGGTTTGCTTTTCCCGTTTTCAGTATTATCCCAGTTGGTTTACCACGAGGGGTCGTCTTTTCCGGTTTACGGGAAATCCAGGGAATCCACTTTCGGGCGTTACACACGTCTGCCCGGATCGGTTGCAGATTTCGCACGGCGTCCCGTCTGGGACCTGGGGCTGCACTCGGCGGGACTGGCCGTTCGGTTCCGCTCCAACTCCACGACGATCTCCGTGCGGTGGACCAACACCTTCTGCAATTCGATGAACCACATGGCCCCTACGGGAGTTCGGGGCCTCGACCTCTACGCCTGGGTGGACGGCGGTTGGAGGTTCGTGAACTGCGCTCGTCCCGGAAGTGGAAAGACCACGGAGTCGAGGATCGTTTCGGATATGGTTCCGGAGGAGCGCGAGTACATGCTCTACCTGCCGCTTTACGACGGCATCGACAGCCTCTCGATCGGCGTTGATTCCTGCGCGATGATCGGCGCGCCCCGTCTTTCGTACCCCGTTCGCGAGCATCCCATTGTATTTTACGGAACGAGCATTTTGCAGGGCGGCTGTTCATCCCGTCCGGGGATGGCTCATACGAATATCCTCTCCCGGCGTCTGAACCGCGAGGCGATCAATCTGGGTTTCAGCGGCAACGGGCAGCTGGACTACGAGATCGCGCACCTGATGGCCGAAGTGGATGCGGGAGTCTTCGTTCTCGACTTCGTTCCCAACGTGACGGTCGAACAGATCGAGACGAAGCTGCTTCCGTTCTATCGCATTCTCCGAGACCGCCATCCGGACACGCCGATCGTCTTCGTCGAGGACCCTGTCTTTCCCCATACGTTCTTCGACGTGCAGGCCGCCGCGTCCGTCCGCCGGCTCAACGCGGCCCTTGCCGAACACTACCGGCGGCTCAGGGAAAGCGGCGAGCGCAATATCTACTACGTCAGCTCGGAGGATATGCTGGGCGACGACGGCGAGGCGACCGTGGACGGCATCCACTTCACCGACCTGGGAATGATGCGCTATGCCGACCTGCTGTATCCGGTTCTCCGGCGCGTACTGAAATAA
- a CDS encoding DUF6259 domain-containing protein, whose product MKHCLLLASLFLTAASGAAEPPTEKLVLKNDRAELVFSGGKTFLFESYRSEGAEMLPAGGSATHPWRLVYRGVNGENPNLLPRNGYYDGGERLDTLGMAALRFTWRVHLDGGPARAVRVTVALGADSELPEWRLDADLPEGWVLTEAEFPRIAVARPRDAKGILPVGYGTEYAIGNSGRLQARYPSCTGTMQLVMMHHAGGTAYFAAEDGRGCGKCLCMVSEGNAVVFVQQMTTSYAWSDGGRFVLPWPTVLGFSRGGWQAAALRWYRPFTFETRWGARTLADRPVVEWIRKADMWLRPNGAEPGAREALRKALRFYGRGVGLHWYHWHARPFDTNYPEYFPAQEGFAEAVAEAQRLGARVTPYINGRLWDPATDSYRTLHGSEASCRKADGTLYTEVYGSKVPNTVTCPSSPVWQEVLRDLNRRILAELKTDGVYMDQIGCAGSEACYAPDHPHAPGGGGWWPAAYRDLLEGMRRGLFGSDRAMTTEECAECYIDLFDMMLVVNSPHNASVRMVPLFPLIYSDRCIYSGYTYIPWRFDDGSLRFITMKSLLWGSQLGWVDPEMLMREENRLDAEFLKRLSAFRRRQHDLFVGGRFLGEIVPRGDNPRREIPNYETTPEVLAAEWESRSGRRACVVVNMGDTARGVELPDGRRITVPALDAIRIDR is encoded by the coding sequence ATGAAACACTGTCTGTTGCTTGCCTCACTGTTCCTGACCGCCGCTTCCGGAGCGGCGGAACCCCCGACCGAAAAACTCGTGTTGAAGAACGACCGCGCGGAGCTCGTCTTCTCCGGCGGCAAGACCTTCCTGTTCGAATCCTATCGCTCCGAAGGTGCGGAGATGCTGCCTGCCGGGGGGAGTGCGACCCATCCCTGGCGTCTGGTCTATCGGGGCGTGAACGGCGAAAATCCGAACCTGCTGCCGCGGAACGGATACTACGACGGCGGAGAGCGTCTCGATACGCTGGGAATGGCGGCGCTGCGCTTCACCTGGCGTGTGCATCTCGACGGCGGTCCGGCCCGTGCTGTGCGCGTGACCGTTGCGCTCGGGGCCGATTCCGAACTTCCCGAGTGGCGTCTCGATGCCGATCTGCCCGAAGGGTGGGTGCTCACCGAAGCGGAGTTTCCCCGCATCGCCGTGGCGCGTCCCCGCGATGCGAAGGGCATCCTGCCCGTGGGCTACGGTACGGAGTATGCGATCGGAAACTCCGGTCGGCTGCAGGCGCGTTATCCCTCCTGCACGGGAACCATGCAGCTCGTCATGATGCACCATGCGGGAGGCACGGCCTATTTCGCCGCCGAGGATGGCCGGGGGTGCGGCAAGTGCCTCTGCATGGTGAGCGAGGGCAATGCCGTCGTCTTCGTACAGCAGATGACGACCTCCTATGCCTGGTCGGACGGAGGCCGCTTCGTGCTGCCCTGGCCGACGGTGCTGGGATTCAGCCGCGGGGGATGGCAGGCTGCGGCGCTCCGCTGGTACCGTCCCTTCACGTTCGAAACCCGCTGGGGCGCCCGTACGCTTGCCGACCGTCCTGTCGTGGAGTGGATCCGCAAGGCCGACATGTGGCTGCGCCCGAACGGTGCGGAACCCGGCGCCCGGGAGGCTCTGCGCAAGGCGTTGCGATTCTACGGCCGCGGTGTCGGCCTGCATTGGTACCATTGGCACGCCCGTCCTTTCGATACGAACTATCCGGAGTATTTCCCCGCGCAGGAGGGATTTGCCGAGGCCGTCGCCGAAGCGCAGCGCCTCGGGGCGCGCGTTACGCCCTACATCAACGGGCGGCTGTGGGATCCTGCGACCGACAGTTACCGGACGTTGCACGGTTCGGAGGCTTCGTGCCGCAAGGCCGACGGTACGCTCTATACGGAGGTGTACGGTTCCAAAGTGCCCAATACGGTGACCTGTCCCTCGTCGCCCGTCTGGCAGGAGGTGCTGCGCGACCTGAACCGGAGGATCCTCGCCGAACTGAAGACCGACGGCGTCTATATGGATCAGATCGGATGCGCCGGCAGCGAGGCTTGCTATGCCCCGGATCATCCCCATGCTCCGGGCGGCGGCGGATGGTGGCCGGCCGCCTACCGTGATCTGCTCGAAGGGATGCGCCGCGGTCTCTTCGGTTCCGACCGGGCGATGACCACCGAGGAGTGCGCCGAATGCTATATCGACCTCTTCGACATGATGCTCGTGGTCAATTCGCCTCACAATGCCTCCGTGCGCATGGTGCCGCTCTTCCCGCTGATCTACTCCGACCGCTGCATCTACAGCGGATATACCTATATTCCGTGGCGTTTCGACGACGGCTCGCTCCGTTTCATTACGATGAAGAGCCTGTTGTGGGGATCGCAGCTCGGATGGGTCGATCCCGAGATGCTGATGCGTGAGGAGAACCGTCTCGATGCGGAGTTTCTGAAGCGGCTGTCCGCATTCCGCCGCCGGCAGCACGACCTGTTCGTCGGCGGACGTTTCCTCGGCGAGATCGTTCCCCGGGGCGACAATCCGCGCCGGGAGATTCCGAACTACGAGACGACTCCCGAGGTGCTGGCCGCCGAGTGGGAGAGCCGCTCGGGGCGCCGGGCCTGCGTCGTGGTGAACATGGGCGACACGGCGCGCGGCGTGGAACTTCCCGACGGGCGGCGGATCACGGTTCCGGCGCTCGATGCCATACGTATTGACCGGTGA
- a CDS encoding phosphodiester glycosidase family protein: MKTTFWALVALCACAACADDDGNRASGRVAVPSDIRIERVGAASVRVSWQDNSTDEKGFDIWVRDAADATNRWIAGSVEADQTRYTISQGLEDGASYFFGVQGKGTSEAGDSRVVYEFFTLTPSSELPVVEIDGQPTATATCIAVTYRIDNAPSDARYGLCWSADGLPTTEDAMQYGPALPEDGGAVLQVIPNALLEYGREYTVRAFLTSGGATCYSSETKASLGEEPPAVTFDWTKLSHESLPAEIGLYETTGKLNGRNFHAWYAVADLSKGTVEFRVSVPEGAATIEEQSAAFGGDCYVMINGGYFYNGRHTGISVVDGETAGTIPAVRGSLRTSDTEEYDTMYNVTRGLFGVDASGTPGVCWAGTDARGAARYFDRPLPSVKGEARYDVVSAENPAPDIAWMPKYALSAGPVLLKDGKCPFDFTETPKGADYYLSNYEIMPYDIFGVGVSPDRTAVGSTADGRIVLFVCDGRIESSRGATLTELAAIMKGLGCTDAVNFDGGGSTGMVIDGKHLNDTTAEASRAVVSTAGFFKKR; the protein is encoded by the coding sequence ATGAAAACGACATTCTGGGCTCTCGTGGCCCTTTGCGCCTGTGCGGCGTGCGCGGACGACGACGGAAATCGCGCCTCGGGACGCGTTGCGGTTCCTTCGGATATCCGGATCGAACGGGTGGGAGCCGCCTCGGTGCGGGTCTCCTGGCAGGACAACAGTACCGATGAAAAAGGTTTCGACATCTGGGTGCGCGATGCCGCCGATGCCACGAACCGGTGGATCGCCGGATCCGTGGAGGCCGATCAGACGCGATATACGATCTCGCAGGGCCTCGAGGACGGTGCCAGCTACTTCTTCGGCGTGCAGGGTAAGGGCACGTCCGAGGCCGGCGATTCACGCGTCGTTTATGAGTTCTTCACGCTGACCCCGTCGTCGGAGCTTCCCGTGGTGGAGATCGACGGGCAGCCGACCGCCACGGCGACCTGTATCGCTGTGACGTACCGGATCGACAATGCGCCTTCGGATGCCCGCTACGGACTTTGCTGGAGCGCCGACGGCCTGCCCACGACGGAGGATGCGATGCAGTACGGTCCGGCGCTTCCCGAGGACGGCGGCGCCGTGCTGCAGGTCATTCCCAACGCCCTGCTCGAATACGGCAGGGAGTACACGGTCCGTGCTTTCCTGACCTCCGGCGGTGCGACCTGTTACAGCTCCGAAACGAAAGCCTCTCTCGGCGAGGAACCTCCGGCCGTCACCTTCGACTGGACGAAACTCTCGCACGAGTCGCTTCCGGCCGAGATCGGGCTCTACGAGACGACCGGCAAGCTCAACGGCCGCAATTTCCACGCCTGGTATGCCGTGGCCGACCTTTCGAAGGGTACGGTGGAGTTCCGCGTTTCGGTGCCCGAAGGCGCCGCGACGATCGAGGAGCAGTCGGCGGCCTTCGGCGGCGACTGCTACGTGATGATCAACGGCGGTTACTTCTACAACGGCCGCCATACGGGGATTTCCGTGGTCGATGGCGAGACCGCGGGAACGATCCCGGCCGTCCGCGGATCGCTCCGCACGTCCGATACCGAGGAGTACGATACGATGTATAACGTGACGCGCGGCCTGTTCGGTGTCGATGCTTCGGGAACCCCCGGCGTCTGTTGGGCCGGAACCGACGCCCGGGGGGCGGCCCGTTATTTCGATCGCCCGCTGCCTTCGGTCAAGGGGGAGGCTCGCTACGACGTCGTGAGTGCTGAAAACCCCGCTCCGGATATCGCCTGGATGCCGAAGTATGCCCTCAGTGCGGGGCCCGTGTTGCTCAAGGACGGCAAATGCCCGTTCGATTTCACCGAGACCCCGAAAGGCGCGGACTACTATCTGAGCAACTACGAGATCATGCCTTACGATATTTTCGGTGTCGGCGTATCGCCCGACCGCACGGCCGTAGGTAGCACTGCCGACGGCCGTATCGTGCTCTTCGTCTGCGACGGACGCATCGAATCGAGCCGAGGGGCCACACTCACCGAATTGGCGGCCATCATGAAGGGGCTCGGGTGTACGGATGCCGTGAATTTCGACGGCGGCGGTTCGACCGGTATGGTCATTGACGGCAAACATCTTAACGATACGACGGCCGAAGCGAGTCGGGCGGTGGTTTCTACGGCAGGATTCTTTAAAAAGAGATAA
- a CDS encoding alpha-amylase family protein, translating into MKHVLSTLCVLLFPLLAQAGGADVVIENAAVRLVIGADGAARSLIHKSTGEECLAAEMRTPICAITQYRPYDNENFLIYPAKPRVFPACRVERRGDRLYVGFEDTYDIAVIRLDIEDDYIGFSLERVDYRIEAYGVKRQTEIDEFALLQLPLRPRAHFGEWLNVVWDDRVAVNLLGTHPGTRIDAFPTAEATTLYAGLDAQVGLFGPGAALVVSSREGLLPAIGQIERDYDLPRGVESRRDGSYRCSYYSLRGVTPENIDAHIEYARRGGFRTMMVYYVDFARSCGHYGWREEYPGGMEDLRYVTDRIRAAGMIPGLHFHYSKVGVNDPYINGGHPDTRMNSVCELVLAEPAGVADTVLVVEGNTQGLRREEGRRLLHLGDELISYADCTTRPPYMLTGCRRGLHNSQPAAHAAGSRARLLDVDDWPLFVRIDQNTGIQREIAGRLGRIYAEAGFRFVYFDGAEDVPMPYWYNVSRSQSVVYDALRPAPLFAEGALKSHFGWHILSRGNAFDIFPPEYIRPAMKKYTLRCAARNAEDFTAVDFGWVNYLAPGGATIGMQPDMYEYIYCKALAWDAPVSLVGNLEELRRHPRTEDNLRVMERWERAKLADVFTPEQKERLKDPDREFFLFEDSQGRFELYPCRQLTPDDESGVRAFLFRRGTKSCILYWHTSGEDQLRLTLPASRPTLTDDRGRRIAFRREGRLCLLPAAGRAVLELDLPEEEAERLFLGAVRKINRPIEPQK; encoded by the coding sequence ATGAAACATGTACTTTCCACTCTGTGTGTGCTCCTCTTTCCGCTCTTGGCGCAGGCCGGCGGTGCGGATGTCGTCATCGAGAATGCCGCTGTGCGGCTCGTGATCGGTGCCGACGGCGCGGCCCGCAGCCTGATCCACAAATCCACGGGCGAGGAGTGCCTCGCCGCGGAGATGCGGACCCCGATCTGCGCGATTACGCAGTACCGGCCCTATGATAACGAGAATTTTCTGATCTATCCGGCCAAACCGCGCGTTTTTCCGGCCTGTCGGGTCGAACGGCGCGGCGACCGGCTCTATGTCGGGTTCGAGGATACCTATGACATCGCCGTCATCCGGCTCGACATCGAGGACGACTACATCGGCTTTTCGCTCGAGCGCGTCGATTACCGCATCGAGGCCTACGGCGTCAAGCGCCAGACCGAGATCGACGAATTCGCGCTCCTGCAACTGCCCCTGCGTCCGCGGGCGCACTTCGGCGAGTGGCTCAACGTAGTCTGGGACGACCGGGTGGCCGTCAATCTGCTGGGGACCCATCCCGGGACGCGTATCGACGCCTTCCCGACGGCGGAGGCGACGACCCTCTATGCGGGTCTCGACGCGCAGGTGGGATTGTTCGGTCCGGGGGCGGCGCTCGTCGTCTCCTCGCGCGAGGGGCTGCTTCCGGCCATCGGACAGATAGAGCGGGATTACGACCTGCCGCGGGGTGTCGAGAGCCGCCGTGACGGGTCCTACCGCTGCTCGTACTATTCGTTGCGCGGCGTGACGCCCGAAAACATCGACGCCCATATCGAATACGCCCGTCGGGGCGGATTCCGCACGATGATGGTCTATTACGTCGATTTCGCCCGCTCGTGCGGCCACTACGGCTGGCGCGAGGAGTACCCGGGCGGTATGGAAGACCTGCGTTACGTCACCGACCGCATCCGTGCCGCAGGCATGATTCCGGGTCTGCATTTCCATTATTCGAAGGTGGGGGTGAACGACCCCTACATCAACGGCGGACATCCCGATACGCGGATGAACTCCGTCTGTGAACTGGTCCTCGCCGAGCCGGCAGGTGTCGCCGACACGGTGCTCGTCGTCGAGGGCAACACGCAGGGGCTGCGCCGGGAGGAAGGCCGCCGGCTGCTGCATCTGGGCGACGAACTGATCTCCTACGCGGACTGCACGACCCGTCCGCCCTATATGCTGACGGGATGCCGGCGGGGGCTGCACAACTCGCAGCCCGCCGCACATGCCGCCGGAAGCCGTGCCCGGCTGCTCGATGTGGACGACTGGCCGTTGTTCGTGCGGATCGACCAGAATACGGGCATCCAGCGCGAGATCGCCGGACGCCTGGGGCGCATCTATGCCGAGGCGGGTTTCCGCTTCGTCTATTTCGACGGGGCCGAGGATGTCCCGATGCCTTATTGGTACAATGTTTCGCGGTCGCAGTCGGTCGTCTATGATGCACTGCGGCCTGCGCCGCTTTTCGCCGAAGGAGCGCTCAAGTCGCATTTTGGATGGCATATTCTTTCGCGCGGCAATGCCTTCGACATCTTCCCTCCGGAGTATATCCGTCCGGCGATGAAGAAATATACGCTGCGCTGCGCTGCCCGCAACGCCGAGGACTTCACGGCGGTCGATTTCGGATGGGTGAACTACCTGGCTCCGGGCGGCGCGACGATCGGCATGCAGCCCGACATGTACGAATATATCTACTGCAAGGCGCTGGCCTGGGATGCTCCCGTGTCGCTCGTGGGCAATCTGGAGGAGCTGCGCCGGCATCCCCGTACGGAGGACAACCTGCGGGTCATGGAGCGCTGGGAGCGAGCCAAGCTTGCGGATGTCTTCACGCCCGAACAGAAGGAGCGGCTCAAGGATCCCGACCGGGAGTTTTTCCTTTTCGAGGATTCGCAGGGACGCTTCGAGCTCTATCCCTGCCGGCAGCTTACGCCCGACGACGAGTCGGGCGTGCGGGCCTTCCTCTTTCGGCGCGGTACGAAGAGCTGCATCCTCTATTGGCATACCTCGGGTGAGGATCAGTTGCGGCTGACGCTTCCCGCATCGCGACCGACGCTGACCGATGACCGGGGGCGGCGCATCGCCTTCCGCCGCGAAGGACGACTCTGCCTGTTGCCTGCCGCCGGACGGGCCGTTCTCGAACTGGATCTTCCCGAGGAGGAGGCTGAACGGCTCTTCCTCGGGGCCGTACGGAAAATAAACCGTCCGATCGAACCCCAAAAATGA
- a CDS encoding family 20 glycosylhydrolase, producing MPGIEIEGYPRLASVGGVGSRRDSGTPARFYAREEIRDIVAYAAARLGPDAARSEGL from the coding sequence ATCCCCGGCATCGAGATCGAGGGTTATCCGCGTCTTGCGTCGGTCGGCGGAGTCGGGAGCCGCCGCGATTCCGGTACGCCGGCACGGTTCTATGCGCGGGAGGAGATTCGCGATATCGTCGCCTATGCCGCGGCACGCCTCGGTCCGGACGCAGCCCGAAGTGAAGGACTATGA